A genomic window from Acidimicrobiales bacterium includes:
- a CDS encoding Hsp70 family protein, which yields MGKIIGIDLGTTNSVVAVMEGEKPAVIVNEEGNRTTPSVVGFGKDGERLVGSVAKRQAITNPEKTVSSIKRYMGQKFDESGSAVKHSTYQVVRGDNGQPRVKI from the coding sequence GACCTTGGGACAACCAACTCGGTTGTTGCCGTAATGGAGGGCGAGAAGCCCGCAGTCATCGTGAATGAAGAAGGAAATCGCACCACCCCATCGGTGGTCGGGTTCGGAAAGGACGGCGAGCGACTCGTCGGCTCTGTGGCCAAGCGACAGGCCATCACCAACCCGGAGAAGACGGTTTCATCCATCAAACGCTACATGGGTCAGAAGTTTGATGAGAGCGGCTCGGCAGTCAAGCACTCCACCTACCAGGTGGTTCGCGGCGACAACGGCCAGCCTCGAGTCAAGATTGA